The genomic interval TACCAAAATGTTCCTCTTCAATCTGCAAGAAGTCATCGCCCACGTGACTAAATCGATAACCCTAGAGCCTGGCGATGTCATTTATACCGGCACGCCCGGTAAGACCGCCCAATTGCATGACGGCGACACAGTGGAGGTGGAAGTCGAAGGCGTAGGCGTCCTTCGCAATCCAGTCAAGAACGAGGCATAATTCAAAGACGGAAGCCCCATGAGCGGCCGGCCGCCGCTCATGGGGCGCGTATTCAGTCCAGGAGGTGTGGCATGAAGATGTATATCGGCGGGGAGTGGGTAAGTAAGAGAAACACCGCAGAAGTCATCAATCCTTACGACGGCTCTATAGTAGACACAGTCCCCAAAGCCGACGCTGAGGATGTTGAGACAGCCCTTGCCACCGCCCTAAAGGGCGCCCCAACCATGCGCAGGCTCTCAGCTTACGACCGTTACACCATTCTCCGTAAAGCCGCTGACCTCATAAGCCAGCGCGCCGAGGACTTCGCCCGTACCATAACCCTGGAAGAGGGCAAGGTCATCGCCGAAAGCCGCGCCGAAGTGCAGCGGGCCGTCCAGACCATCACCCTTTCTGCCGAGGAAGCTAAGAGGATTCATGGCGAGACGGTTCCCCTGGATGGTGTTCCAGGCGTAACCCGCCAGTTCGGTTTCACCATCAGGGTACCCTGCGGCGTAGTCGTAGCCATCAGCCCCTTCAACTTTCCTCTTAACCTGGTTTGTCATAAAGTGGGGCCTGCCTTGGCCGCCGGTAACTCAGTCATAATAAAACCAGCCAGCAACACACCCCTTTCGGCTCTAAAACTAACGGAAGTGCTCCTGGAAGCTGGATGCCCGCCGGAAGGCGTCCAGTGCATAACCGGCCCCGGCGGCAAAATCGGCGACCTTCTCTGCGCCGACTCACGAGTGCGCAAGATTACCTTCACCGGCAGCCGCGACGTGGGTGAGCATATAGTGAAAACAGCGGGCCTTAAGAAGGTGACCATGGAGCTGGGTTCCAACAGCCCCCTCATAATCATGCCTGACGCGGACATGGAAAAGGTCGTGGCCGCCACGGTCTCCAGCGGCTACTCCAACGCCGGCCAAGTATGTATATCCACCCAGCGAGTCCTGATTGGCAATAAGGCCTACGGCGACTTCCTGGATGCTCTCAAACCCGCCGTGGAGGGCATTACCACCGGCAATCCCCTGGACGAAAAGGTCAGGATGGGTCCAATGATCCGAGAGGCCGACGCCGCTCGCGTAAATGAGTGGATTAAAGAGGCGGTGGGACAGGGGGCGCGAGTTGTCGCTGGCGGGTCGCGGCAAGGCAGGATGCATCAGCCCACTGTCGTTGCCGACGTCAAGCCCCAGATGCGGATATCGCGCGACGAGCTGTTCGGGCCAGCGGTGGCAGTGACGCGCTTCGGAGATATCAACGAGGCCATCGCCCTTGCCAATGACTCCAAATACGGACTCAGCGCCGGCATTTTTACCCAGAACATCGACTGGGCTATGAAGTTCGCTCGTGAGGTAGATTCGGGTAACCTGATGATCAACTCCGGTCCCCAGTGGCGCGCCGACCTGATGCCTTACGGCGGTCTCAAAGAAAGCGGCATGGGTAAGGAGGGACCGAGATATGCTGTGGAGGAGATGACCGAACTGAAGATGGTGGTCTTCCACCTACAGGAGTAAATATGGCAAGCAAACACAAGCTCGGCGACGTAGCTACCAAGCTCCTCTTCGAGAACGACAAGGTCAAGATTTGGGAGCTTAACCTGGCCCCCGGCGAGTCCAGCGCCTGGCACCACCATACTATGGATTACATAACCGTGGGATTGACCGAAAGCTACATGAAGCGTGAAATGGAGGATGGCGCCGGTGACGAGACCCATCCCATACCAGGCCAGTGGCGTTACGCCGAAAAGCACCAGCCCCATCGTGTCACCAACGTGGGCAAGACTCGCCATCGCAACATTCTCATCGAACTGAAGGAGTCCTAATATGCCGGAAGGCCCCAAGATTTCAAAGCATGACTTCCTCAAGCTGGCCGCCCTCAATGGACTCGACACCTCGGATGGCGAGCACATGGATGAGGTCTACAAGCACTACACTGAGTTCATGGGCGTCATCGAGCAGCTTCGCAAGTTGGATTTGGGAGATGTGGAGCCGTCAAACATCTTCTCGCCGGCCAGGGAGTAGACTGTGTCTGTCTCAGAACTTCATTACTTGAGCGTCGGCAAGCTGTCCGAGCTTATATCGACAAAGAAGCTCTCGCCTGTAGAACTGACCGAAGCGTGTCTTCATCGTGTCGAGGCAACCGAATCTAGGCTTAACTCCTTCATAACTCCTCCGGGCGATGAGGCTCTGGCGGCGGCGCGAAAAGCCGAGAAGGAGATAACTAAGGGTGAGTATAAGGGGCCGCTGCACGGCATACCCTTCGCGCAAAAGGACCTGTTCCACGTGGAAGGAATGCGCAACACCTGCGGCTCCAAAATTCTGGACCGCTTTGTGGCCGACCGCGATAGCACCGTAGTCTCCAGGCTAAAAAATGCTGGCGCCATCATCTTCGGCAAGACCAATCTCCATCAATTCGCCTTCGGCCCCACCGGGCTTAACGCCGACTACGGTCACATGCACAACCCTTGGGATGTGGGTCGGTTGGCTGGCGGCTCCAGCGGCGGCTCTGGTTCAGCTGTGGCCTCTGGTCAGTGCCCCCTAGCTACCGGCACCGACACCGGCGGCTCCGTCCGAATCCCAGCGTCTCTGTGCGGCATCAGCGGCATTAAACCCACTTACGGCCGCGTCAGCCGCTACGGCGTCGAGCCCCTGGCCTGGACACTAGACCACCCCGGCCCCATGGCCCGGACGGTAGAAGACTGCGCCATCGCCCTGCAGTCGATGGCTGGCTATGACCCTAAAGACCCCGCAACCTCTAAGCAAGAAGTCCCGGATTATCGGGAGTCGCTGACTGGAAAAGTCAAGGGCTTGAGGATTGGCGTTCCGGAGGAGTACTGGCAATCGCCCGTCGACCCAAGGGTGCGGGCGTCGGTTGAAGAGGCTTTAGGTGTCTTCAAGAAGATCGGGGCCACGGTCAAAAAAGTGTCGTGGCCTATGTACAAGCACTCGGCTACCATCTCCACACCCCTAATTTATGCCGAGGCCACGGCTTACCATCGCGACCAGTTGCTGAAGCGAGGCAGGGAGTATGACCCTTCCATACGCTGGAGGCTGGAGGTGGGGCTGTTCATTACCGCCGAGGACTATCTAACTGCTTTAAGGGCTAGGGAGGCCTACAACCAGGAGACCCTGGGACTACTGAAAGATGTGGACTTGCTGGTTGGCCCCACCGAGCCTGTGGTCGCGCCCCTCATTGAGGCTACAGACCTTCGAGTTAACGGTGTGCCTATCGGCGCCATCGGCGCTTTGACTCAATACACCCGCCCCTTCAACATCACTGGCTTTCCCGCCCTGTCTGTGCCCTGTGGATTTGTGGAAGGCTTACCCGTAGGTCTGCAATTGGCCGGGCGTCCTTTTGACGAAGCCACCGTGCTCAACACTGGCTATTCCTACCAGCAAGCCACCGACTGGCATGAGAGGCGTCCGCCCATTTAGGACAGTGTTGTTGGCGTGTGGTTTTGTTGTTGCTCTAATGTCGGCTGGCGTACAATAGGATTGTAGATAACGCTTTAGTAAGGCCCTAATGACATCTCTTTACGAAAAATTGGACTCTATAGAGGCTCGATATAAAGAGCTTTCCGAGCTAATGTCCCAGCCGGACATAGCCGCTGACTACGCCAAGTTCCAAGTCCTGGCAAAAGAGAGCGCCGGCCTTGATGAGACCGTCAAAATATATCAGGAGCTGAAGAAGGCCCAAAAGCAGCAGAATGATGCCAGGGCCATCATCGAAGGCGAAGACGACGATGAACTCCTCGCTCTGGCTAAGGAAGAATTGCAAAGCTCGTCGGAGCGTGCCGAAACTCTCGAGCGCAAAATAAAGATATCGTTGTTGCCTAA from SAR202 cluster bacterium carries:
- a CDS encoding amidase, whose product is MSVSELHYLSVGKLSELISTKKLSPVELTEACLHRVEATESRLNSFITPPGDEALAAARKAEKEITKGEYKGPLHGIPFAQKDLFHVEGMRNTCGSKILDRFVADRDSTVVSRLKNAGAIIFGKTNLHQFAFGPTGLNADYGHMHNPWDVGRLAGGSSGGSGSAVASGQCPLATGTDTGGSVRIPASLCGISGIKPTYGRVSRYGVEPLAWTLDHPGPMARTVEDCAIALQSMAGYDPKDPATSKQEVPDYRESLTGKVKGLRIGVPEEYWQSPVDPRVRASVEEALGVFKKIGATVKKVSWPMYKHSATISTPLIYAEATAYHRDQLLKRGREYDPSIRWRLEVGLFITAEDYLTALRAREAYNQETLGLLKDVDLLVGPTEPVVAPLIEATDLRVNGVPIGAIGALTQYTRPFNITGFPALSVPCGFVEGLPVGLQLAGRPFDEATVLNTGYSYQQATDWHERRPPI
- a CDS encoding aldehyde dehydrogenase family protein produces the protein MKMYIGGEWVSKRNTAEVINPYDGSIVDTVPKADAEDVETALATALKGAPTMRRLSAYDRYTILRKAADLISQRAEDFARTITLEEGKVIAESRAEVQRAVQTITLSAEEAKRIHGETVPLDGVPGVTRQFGFTIRVPCGVVVAISPFNFPLNLVCHKVGPALAAGNSVIIKPASNTPLSALKLTEVLLEAGCPPEGVQCITGPGGKIGDLLCADSRVRKITFTGSRDVGEHIVKTAGLKKVTMELGSNSPLIIMPDADMEKVVAATVSSGYSNAGQVCISTQRVLIGNKAYGDFLDALKPAVEGITTGNPLDEKVRMGPMIREADAARVNEWIKEAVGQGARVVAGGSRQGRMHQPTVVADVKPQMRISRDELFGPAVAVTRFGDINEAIALANDSKYGLSAGIFTQNIDWAMKFAREVDSGNLMINSGPQWRADLMPYGGLKESGMGKEGPRYAVEEMTELKMVVFHLQE